The genomic stretch TATTCAAGAGGGCTGGGTATACCACAGCTCTTGTTGGCAAGTGGAAGCAAACGCGGGGCACCGAAGAGATACCTGCAGAGGAGTATATCTACGAGTTTGGGTGGGATGAGTTCTTCGCGTTTGATGTGAATAACCAGGTGGGGAAACGCATGATTGAGCCCAACTTCGTGCTGAATGGAGAGATCAAGAATTACCGTGGGATCGACCCCGAAACGGGTCGGCGGTGGTATGGCCCGGAACTGATCAATCGTTACGCGCTCGATTTTATCGAACGAAATAAGGAAGAGCCGTTTTTTCTCTATTATTCAATGGTCTTGATGCATACGGAAAGGACCCCGACCCCGGACACGGAACCGCAATCCGTCTACGACGACTACGATATCCATAAGAAGGGGAACGGAAACAATGTCGGCGATGATCCAAGCTTCTATCCGGAGATGCTCCATTACGCGGATAAAATGGTCGGCAATCTTCTGGATAAACTCGAAGAGACTGGTCTCACCGAACGTACAATTGTGATTCTGATGGGGGATAACGGAACTCGTCCCGAGTACTTCTTTCATTGGTCGAACGGGAAAGTCAGGCAGGCCTTTAAAGGCAAGCATATCGAAGGGGGTATTCAGGTGCCGTTATTGATACGCGCTCCTGGGAAAATTCCTTCAGGTTCGGTTTATGACGGGATGGTTTACGTGACGGATATCCTGCCGATGCTCGGAGACGCGACAGGCATTGAGATTCCAAACGAAGAAGACCTTGATGGGGTTAGTTTCTGGACTCAACTTACCGGCACGGACGACACTGAACACCGCGATCATATCGTCACGTGGTATCGAAAGAATGGCGACTTTATCGAATATGCCTTCGATAAACGGTATAAACGTTATGCTCCGAATGAAGTGTATCCGGAGGGACGCTTTTTCGATTACGGCGAGGATCCTTTGGAGAAAGCAGGCGAACCCGTCAGGAAGAAGATCCCAAACCGATGGAACCGTTGGCGGTATGCGGGACTAGACTTGAATAATCTTACTCCTGAACACCAAAAAGCGTATGATCGTCTGGGGAAGGTGTTGGATGAGTTTACGTATATCCCTGTTGGAGATTTGCGCGTGATCAAGAGCGAGGCGCCCTTGCGGGTCGGACACACGCAACAGCTTCGTTGTGAGATTTATCCCTCCAACGCCACTCGTAACAATGTGATCTGGCAGAGTAGTCATCCCGAGATAGCCAGCATCGATAAATTCGGTATTCTGGAAGCGCATCAACCCGGTCAGACGACGATCAGTGCCTACTCTTGGGACGATGCAAATCCGGTAGCGAGTGGAGGTGGGTTTGAATTTGAAACGACGGGGATCCAAAGCTCGGTAGAGATTGGAATTGTTGAGTAGGACTTGCACATATTTACCAAATAATACATGAAATAGGACCAGGCCCCACGAAGTTACCCCATGAAGAACATTTATTTTTGCCTAGTTTCCGTTTTATCTGCCGCCTTTACCGGATTGGGAGATACCAAACCGAACATTCTTTGGATTACGACAGACGATCAGCGTCCGGACTCCCTGCAGTGTTTTAATCGTGCTGTCTACGGCACTGACGAGAGTCCTCTTGGCTACGTGGAATCGCCCGAGATTGATAAGCTGGCTGCGGAGGGAGTTCTCTTCACCCGCGCGATTGTCAATGCGCCTGCCTGCGGGCCATCGCGTGGCTCTA from Verrucomicrobiota bacterium encodes the following:
- a CDS encoding sulfatase-like hydrolase/transferase, translating into MKRLISLLLLAGASGAIGASSEKPNVVLILLDDVSHYSVSAYGAETISCDDPRGTFENVPFETPRMDSLAEEGVRCERAFTYPLCEPTRIALMSGKNNRRNFLQPKAQHASDITFGDLFKRAGYTTALVGKWKQTRGTEEIPAEEYIYEFGWDEFFAFDVNNQVGKRMIEPNFVLNGEIKNYRGIDPETGRRWYGPELINRYALDFIERNKEEPFFLYYSMVLMHTERTPTPDTEPQSVYDDYDIHKKGNGNNVGDDPSFYPEMLHYADKMVGNLLDKLEETGLTERTIVILMGDNGTRPEYFFHWSNGKVRQAFKGKHIEGGIQVPLLIRAPGKIPSGSVYDGMVYVTDILPMLGDATGIEIPNEEDLDGVSFWTQLTGTDDTEHRDHIVTWYRKNGDFIEYAFDKRYKRYAPNEVYPEGRFFDYGEDPLEKAGEPVRKKIPNRWNRWRYAGLDLNNLTPEHQKAYDRLGKVLDEFTYIPVGDLRVIKSEAPLRVGHTQQLRCEIYPSNATRNNVIWQSSHPEIASIDKFGILEAHQPGQTTISAYSWDDANPVASGGGFEFETTGIQSSVEIGIVE